AGACCAGTGTCTCATAGACGGGCGGAGCGGCGATGCTTGGGCTCACACAGTCTGACCTGAGCGCCTTTGATAGCGTGTCTCCATCTACCTCTTCAGCCAGCCGAAGCCCGTCCTTGCCCTGGCGCTGAATCAGCTCGTCCAGCTGGTCGGCTTCGGGGTCATCGAGTTGTTTATTCCGTTTGGAGACGGTACCGATATCCTCGGCCGTGACGTCGGGGTCGCCTTCTAAATATTTGGAAGCCGCTGTGCTTAGACCGCTCTCGTCCTCAGTCAAAAAAAGACGCTATCAGATATTATGATAAACTAGTAGCTTTCTAAAGGAATAGCACCGGATCCCTATCAGCCCTATTGAACGACTGGCGTTATCTTCGATTTGCCTCAAGACCCACCAATAGCATAGACGGAGCCGGCTATTTTGTAAACTGTTTATCTATAATTTCTCCAGTCTCTGGATCCACGCGGTATCGCATCCCATTGAGATTATTTACCCATAGTTCTCCATTCGAGAGAGATAGCCCTAGATATGAGTCATGCCCATTACCAGTCACGTCTGGGCACTCCGGAATTCGCCATTGAATTTTACCTTCGTTGTCGACGGCTACAACGTTCCGGGTGATATATTCGTAATCTGTTCCATCGATATCAAGGTTAACGATAGCTAATTCTGCCGTCTTAGCGCACTCGTGTATATCATTGGCGAATTCGACAGTAGTGTCACCAATCTCCATCTGGTTTTTATGCGTGCTTATTTTCATCCTAATTCTCGTTTAACTTCTTCGTAAGATCATCTGACTCGTCGAACCAATTACTGTTGAATTGATTTGGTGGTACCTCACTTCGTGGAAGTGTATACTGTGTTCCCCCACCACTGCCAAAGTTGTTTGGTGCAGCACTCCCTGTTCGCATTGTTGTTTCCTTAGGTATCTGCGCAATGGCGACGCGATCCGGGGGGTCACCAGGAATAGCATATTTTGCTTGAATCTGTTCGGGAGTCAAGTTATCAATATCTTGTCTATTCCGGGGGAGGAACCGTCCTGCTGCCTTGTTACCTTGACTGGTATAGACCCTCTGGAAGGATATGTCTTCTGTAAGTGTATACTCCGTGACGATAGAGTCCTTTTTGTGTACTGGCTCCCAGTCAGAAGGATATTCTTCAGAATTGATTTGTCGTCCGGTACTAAATTCTTTGACCTCGCCAAATTCCTGAACATCTGAAGTCCGGGTCAAACCGGCCCGGATTTGAGATGACTCGATTCCTTCACCATCAACCGCTCGCATCCAGGATTCACCGTAGTCGTCGTTTTTCGCCAGCTCACGGAACCGTCGTTCGTTGTCTCCCTCGAGTTTGTTGTACCGCCGGGCAAACGCCTGCGCGTCGAAATCGTCGGCCTTGCCGTTCACGTCCGCGACGGCGTCGAGGAAGTCAGTGTCCAGTGTACAGCCGCTGGACTGGGACACACCAGCGCCAGCGCTGGTGGCGTAGACGGCGGCCCCGCCGACGGTTCTCGAACCACAGGAGAGCAGGTCAGAGAGGGTATCTCCGTCAAGTTCCGCAGCGAACTCCATGCCGTCGTCGCCCTGTCGCTGAATCAGCCCGTCCAGCTGGTCGGCTTCAGCGTCGTCAAGTTGCTTGTAGCGCTTCGAGACGGAGCCGATATCCTCTGCTCCGACATCGCCGTCCCGCTGGGCCCGCAGCAAGGAGTTGCGCGTGTCGTCGGGCAGGTCGGCGTCGTACACCGCCTGGAACTCGTCGGTGTCGAGGCGTCACTGTAACTCAGCGGCTTGTGCACCGGCGTTGGGGATATCTCTGTTTTCGAGGGTCTCTTTGAACGTCTCCTGCCCGCCGTCGGTCATCACTTCGAGGTCAGTCTCCCCGTTTTTCCCACGAATCCCGCGATAGTACGCCCGCAGTCGTTTCTGCCCGCGTTTGTTCAGGTCACGGAGGACGCGGTTGGGCGACGAGCTACGTCGACCGACTGAAGTACTCGTCCAGTTCTGCCCGTGCGGCCCGGAACTCCTCCCAGTCGGTCGGGTCTGGAGAGGCAACGAGCATGACGGCTCCGTCGTCTAGTTCGCGTGTTTTCCAGGCAGGAGCGTTAAGAAGCCACTCACGGCCGTACTCGGCGACCATCGGCGGTGAGAACAGCATCAGCCAACTCACCGTTTCGATACGATTTGCCGCCAGCGAGTCAGCGGTGATAGGCACTCCCGGTCCGGCGTCACTGTCGATATTACTCTTATGTTCCCCGTCTAATGCGTAAGCGAATCGACAGTCTTCCATATTTGCGTAGACGAAGGTGACATGATCGAGAAACCGTTCAACGTGGGCTACCAGCTCGTCGTCCGGGATACCGGCGTAAGACAACTCCAAGGTCACGGCTGGAAGCGACGGCAAGGTGAACCAATCGTCGTCGGTGTCGTGTACTTCCAGCGTCGTCAATAAACTGTGACGGTCGCTTTTATCGCGCAGATTGATTGCTTCGAAGGGTGTCGTGGTCGTTTCGTACTCGTCAGTGTCCTCACCGAAGCTGGCGAGCGTCTCCAGCGACGGCGGCGCAGGCGAATCGATAACGAATGCGACCTCCAGTTCGTCGGTCATGTACCTCTACTCCAGTCAAACTGTTCTGCGTTTCCGAAGTTTTTGTTGTTTAGATAGTCCCAAACTGTTCCCGTGACCTTGCTGCTGGATCGTGGCTCCAAGCTATTCAACCGCAACTGTGATGAGTCAACGTCGGTGTTGAGGCGTTCGTACCCCTTCAGGAACGCGAGCTTTTTCTGTATGTCGTTGGTGCTGACATCTCCTGACTTCGCTTCGTAGTAGATCATTTCGTTCTCGCTTTCGATAGCGAACCCGTCGAATTCTGGATTTTTATCCGTGCTGGAACCGTAACCGAGCGACTCTTCAATATCCGACTCGGCAATACCGGTTTCGTCCGAAATGTCGGATATCTGTTCGCTACTGAGTGAATCGAAGTCGATGTCGGGTTCATAACTGAGTTTAAGAGTCGCATCACCATCGAGTTTGTCGACCAGTTTCCCGTTCGCGACGCGCATTTCGTACATGGCTCCCTTGACGTTGTTGTCGTTGCCGTTGACGTAGCCATTGCTCGACGTAAGGTCCTCGTTGATGACCTTGCTGGTACCTTCGACATCCGGGTTCGACGAGAGAGCCTGCACGTCGTCCGAGAACTGATATGCACGATCTGGGGTGACAGCGTCGAAGTCGCTATCGCCCACGGCTTGCAGTACTGTTGCTCGAACCTGTGCCGACTTCCCGGCGTCGAACGCGAAGAAGTCCTCTAGACTGCCGGCATCCGACGAGCGCATCTCGGCGACGCCGCTGCCGATGTTCGAGGCGTACTCCCGATCGACATCGGTCGTGATACGGAGCAGCTCTTGCCGGTCGGCGGCGTCTAGATCTTTCGTTGCTTCCCGGAAGGTCGCCTTGTCACCGATATCGTTCTCGTACCGCCTGACGAACTCGTCACGGTCGATGTCGGTGTCGTCGAGTGATTCGACGACGGTATCCGCGAATTCAGCGTCGTAGGTACACGCAGTTACTCCGAGCGCGGACGACCCGCTGGCGGCACCGGCACCAACTGCGAGCGTACTGCCACCGCCGACGGCACACTCTGGGGTCAGCCACTTCTGGAGGGTCTCGGGGTCGAGGTCGCCAGCGAACTTGGCATGTTCGGGCCCCCTGTTTTCGATGAGGGTATCGAGCCGCTGGCGCTGGGTGTCATCGAGTTGCTTGTACCGGTTTGAGACGGTGCCGATATCGTCGGCCGAGACATCGCCGTTCCGCTGGGCCCGCAGCAAGGAGTTGCGCGTGTCGTCGGGGACGTCATCGCTGAATACGTCGTTGAACTCCGCTGAGTCGAGCTGTCGCTGTAACTGGGCGGCCGTCTGCCCGCTGCCATCGACATCTTCCAGTGCGTTCTTGAAATTGGTCTGGCTATCGCCTGAGAGTCTATCCAGGTCGGTCTCACCGTCTTTCCCACGAATCCCGCGATAGTACGCCCGGAGTCGTCTCTGCCCGCGTTCGTTCAGGCCACGCAGGACGCGGTTGGGCGTGTCGGCGATATACCTAGCCGTCCGCACGGAGCGGCCGACGGTTCTGGTGCCGGCCATGGTCTTGCGGACGACGGGGCTGTCGAAGTCGACGCGTCTGGTCACGCTGCGGGTAATCTTCGAGCTGACGCGGCTGGCCGGTGCGCTGATGGCCTTCTTCCGGGCCGCGCGGTAGAATTTGTAGGCTCGCGTCGCCTTGGCCGCGCTGGCGGCTTTCTGTACCTGTTTGATATTTTTGGCTTTGGCCGCAGCGGAGCTCCCGGCGGCCGAGGCGGCGACCTCGAAGACGATTAATCCGGCGTAGTAGCCCCGCCTGAAGTCTTTATATCGGCCTTCGTCGACGATTTCGCCGTTTCGATAGTAGGGATTTGCCGTCTGTTGCTGTCGCTGATACGACTCCTTGAGCAGCCCGGGGATGTCATCGGCGTTTTTGACCAGGCTCTCGTACCGCGAGAGATTGGAGACGCTCTGGTAGGTCTGGACGGGGCTGTTGACGACGCTATCGACGGTCCCGACGAGCTGGCCGGTCCCGCTACTGATACCTGTTGTCGTCCCGAGGACGAAGACCTTCTCGTGAGAGAGCCCGTCCAGCCCGCCGCCCTGCTTGACGGCTTCGACGATACCGTTCGACCGGCTCGAAGCCAGCACGAGACGCTCGTTGCCGTGTTCGTCGCTCGCTCGAACCCGAATCTTTGTGACCGTCAGTCCTTCTTCGATACCGCCCAGCACACCGGCGTCTATCTCCCGGTCGAAAAAGCGTGGGTCGCCGCCGTTACTGAACTCTTCGCCGTCGATGATTATCGTCGAGGAGGCGACACCACTCTGGTCGTCGGCAATGCCACGAACGTAGTAGAAGTTGAGCGGCTCACCCTCTTTTCGTGGGTCGATCGTGCTCATATCCGGCGTTCGGGACCCGTAGCCAGCGGCGCTGATGTCGACTGTCGGCGGCCTGATGTCGAACAGCGTCGGGTCGTATCCGTGAGCAACTTCCTCGCCGTCGTCCTGGCCGTCGTTGTCGATGTCGGGGTCTCCGGGGTCAGTGCCGAGGAGAATTTCCCTGGTATCGTTGAGCCCGTCGGCGTCGGTATCGCTGACGAGCGGACTCGAGGAGACGGTTTTGTTGGTGATGTACTGGTTCTCGTTCTCGTTTTCTTTGTCGGCGGCCTCGGCGAAGCTCTTGGCGTCGTCGTGGCTATCGAGGACGCTGATCGTCCACTCGCGTCGCTCCTCTAGGTCGGTCAGGCCGTCCCCGTCCGTGTCGGCTCTGGATGGGTTCGACCGGACCGCAGTGGCCGTGATGTCGACCGTCGTCCCCGAGGAAGTGTTGACGATATCGTAGTTAATCGAGATTTCTTCGCCGTCGCTCAACCCGTCATCGTCGGTGTCTGCCGAATGTGGGTCTAAATCGATCGGTTGGCCGGCATTGGGGCCGGCAGGCATCGTGAGCCCGTCGGCCTCTTCGACTGCATCCGGAATCCCATCACCGTCGGAGTCGTTCAGCCGGCTTTCGTTATCGACGGTGTCCCCGATGCGGCCGAACACTTGGGGCAGGTCGGCCGCGTTATCGGTCTCGTAGTAGTCTCCGCCGGTCACATCAGCTATCGAACGGAGTTCGGACGTGTCGACGTCGTCACCGATTCCGACCGTGTTGATGGTGATGTTCTGCTCTGCTGCCCGTTGGGCCTCTTCGACAGGGTCGGGGCCCCTGCCTGTTTTTCCATCCGCAAGCAGTATTGCTTCTTTGATGCTATCCGAATCGTTTCCGTCTTCGAACACCTGGATAGCTTTTCGGATACCATCTCCTGTATCAGTCCCGCCATGAGCGTTTAGTCGTTCGATACTCTCGTTGACTTTTGCTCGGTCGGAGGTCAGTCCCTGATAAATAGTAGCAGAGTAGTCAAACCCGACGACTGCGGCGGTATCACCGGAGAGCAACACGTTGTTGAATCGTTTTGCCGCATACTTCGCGCTCTGAATCTTCGAGCCGGACATACTGCCGCTCTCGTCGATAATGAAGGTCAGATCGACCGGCGTGACCTCGTCTGCCGACTCGTTTTCGTTCTCGTCATCGAGGGTCCGGTCGGTATTAACCGTGTCTTCCCAGTTGGTGACGTTGAAAACGGAGAAATACGAGAACGAGTCGACGGTCGCCGTAGCGGTCCCGTTCGTGAGGTCGACACTGCTGTTCACGCGCTGCCAGGTCTCGTTGCTCCCGGCCTCCCACGTGTAGACAGCGTAGTTACTGGCGTTGGTCGCGCCGCTCGCATCGAACGGGACCGTGACGGTCGCGTTCTGGAAGGCATCGCCCTCTTCGATCCGCACCATCGAAGACTCGCGGAACTCCTGAGTGACGTTCGGCTCGACCGGCTCTACCGTCGTTTGACTGGCGTTTTCTGGTGCTGTCCGGACCGTAACGGAGACGCCGGATTCGTTGTCGGTCTCAGTGAACTCGTAGGTGCCGTCCTCACTGGTTACGTCCGGTTCGGTCGGGTCGGTCCCGAGCCGTACCTCCTTTCCGTCGGGGATACCGTCGTCATCGGTATCCGGGTCCGTCGGATCTGTTCCGTATTTGTTGACTTCGGCACCGTCATCCAGTCCGTCTCTGTCGGTATCTTCGAGGCCAATCGTCGTGTTGTATCTCGTCTCGTTGACGACAGAGAGGTTGTCTCCATCAGCGTCGTCCTGGGGGTCGGGAATGCCGTCGTCGTCTGTATCCTTCTGTGTCGGATCCAGACCTGGTCGCCTGAGTTCGAACGTGTCGTTGAGGCCGTCACCGTCCGTATCAACCGCCCGTGGATCGGTCCCGACTCGATACTCCGTGTAGGCTGTGAGATTGTCGCCGTCCCAGTCTTCGGCCCCGTCGATAACCCCGTCGTCGTCACTGTCAGCGCTTTTCGGGTCGGTATTCGTGACGTTCCGCTCGTAGCTATCTGGGAGCCCGTCACCGTCGCTGTCCGAGACCGATATATCGCGCGTCTGATTGAACAACCACTGCACGTCTCCCACGTCGGTGCGGTTGTCTCCGGTGAAATCGTAGGCACTCCAGTTGGCACCGACAGCGGTCGTGTCGAGATGTCGGCGCAACGCGTCGGCGTCGACGACGTTGACCTGTCCGTCGCCGTTGACGTCCTCGTACAAGCCGTCGTCGTTTGGATCGGTCGGTTGATCGGTGACGACTGCATACGGCTGGGTCGGCTCAGATCGATTCCCTAACTCCCCGAGCTGGCTAGCGTTTGGCTCCGTTGTCTCGTTCCACGAAATCTGGGAGAGGCCCCCGGTGGGCTGATTCCCGGCGCCGCCTGCGGTGGGTTGGTTACCAGCGCCCAGCGACTGATTGCCGGCGTTGCCGGCCTGGCCCAGCAGCGCCCCGCCACCGGCACTCAGCCCCGAAACCGGGCCGACAGTAATCAGTAACAATGCCCCGAAAACGGCCTGTAGTTTCTGACGCTGAGTTCCTGTCATCGAAGGCCCTCACAGCAGTTTCCGCAGTTGTATCCACGAATCAAGTCAAAGTATTTAAACCTTATAGATATGTATTTATCCTATCATGGACTGGGGGAGTTCACCGGTTATTGGCGTAGGGACAGCAGTCGTTATCGCAATCACAGCAGGACTCGTGCTGGGAGCTGGGACGACAACAGTGGTCGTCCAGCCCGAGTCGACGACTATTACGGCTGGGGAGACGACGACCGTCGATATCGTCGTCGAGTCGGCCGATGACGGCGTCGGCTCGATCGATCTGGAACTTACCGTTGCTGACGCGTCGGTCGCGGATATCACGGATGTGAGCGTCGCGGGCGACCCGTCGACTGTCCGGACGACCGCCGACAATGACAGCACGCGCATCGCAGCGACGGGAATGGACACTGCTGATACGGGATCGGTCACCGTGGCGACGGTGACGCTGGCTGGTGAGTCTGGTGGGACGAGTCCGCTCGATCTCACTGTTGCCGCGGTGGGCAACGAATCCGGATCGGCCTACAACGTGAGTGGGACGACCAGTGGGGAACTCACCGTCGAGGGCGAGGCTAAACCCACACCTACGGAGACCGACGACGACAGTTCGAGTGGTGGCGGCTCCAGCAACGATGGTGGCGGCTTCAGCGGCGGTGGCGACGATGATGACGATTCGGGGTCTGTGTCGACCCCAACCGCCACACCGACGGCGACGCCAACCCCGACACCTGACACTGAGACGCCGACGCCAACGCCTATGGAGTCGCCCACGGCAACGGAGACTTCCGAGGGGACCGCTACGCAGTCGCCGTCAGTGACGGGTACGCCCACAGATTCGACAACTGACACGACTTCGACCGAGTCGTCTTCACTGTCGCTGGTGCCACTGGCTGTGGTGGGTGGACTCGTCATCCTGATTGCGGGTGTCGTCTACTACCAGCGCGAGTGAAAGAGTCGGACGCTACCTGACTCTCAGAAGCGACTGATTTTCGGTTTCAGAACTCATCACCAGGGGCCGGACACGTGGGGTCGTCGTCCATCGACGGTGCCACGCTCAGCTGGCAGTGGGCACACCACAGCCGCCGCTCGTGGGTGCCGTTCGGAGTGTTGTGAGTGATAAGCGGGGTTACGTGCGGTGGGGGCAAGAGCTTCGATGCTGTTAACCAACATATCGGGGTCGGAGGTCTGTCATGTTGGTTAAGACATCGGCGGCGCTCCTTGAGCAGTTCTAAGCGCTGTGTCACCGCACCATCCACGCCACGGTCGAGATGGTTGACAGCGCCGTCGCGAGGGCGATTTGAGGGTTAGGCCCGGTCGATGGACGTGTCTCGGCCACTGTGACCGTAGCTATACCGCTTGGCTAAGCTAGCTGGCTATACCGACCATCGAGTAGCCGCTCTGGCGGGGGTAACCCCGCAAGTAGTCCTCTGCGAAGTAGCGGTAGAGCTATTAGCGAATAGCAAGCCCGTGGTCTTTCACCGTCGGCCCACCAAGGAGATATGTGTCACATGAACGCGCTGGCCAGTCACCGTCCGAACTCGAGGTGCTCATTTCCGGTGGGTCGATGGGCGGGCTCGCGACCGGCATTGCCCTAGCCGATGCGGGCCACAGGCCGACGATTTTTGAGCGGTCGACTGGGGAGCTTCGAAGCCGCGGGGGCGGTATCGTTGCCCAGCAGAACATTCGCCAG
This portion of the Haloarcula salinisoli genome encodes:
- a CDS encoding vWA domain-containing protein, coding for MTGTQRQKLQAVFGALLLITVGPVSGLSAGGGALLGQAGNAGNQSLGAGNQPTAGGAGNQPTGGLSQISWNETTEPNASQLGELGNRSEPTQPYAVVTDQPTDPNDDGLYEDVNGDGQVNVVDADALRRHLDTTAVGANWSAYDFTGDNRTDVGDVQWLFNQTRDISVSDSDGDGLPDSYERNVTNTDPKSADSDDDGVIDGAEDWDGDNLTAYTEYRVGTDPRAVDTDGDGLNDTFELRRPGLDPTQKDTDDDGIPDPQDDADGDNLSVVNETRYNTTIGLEDTDRDGLDDGAEVNKYGTDPTDPDTDDDGIPDGKEVRLGTDPTEPDVTSEDGTYEFTETDNESGVSVTVRTAPENASQTTVEPVEPNVTQEFRESSMVRIEEGDAFQNATVTVPFDASGATNASNYAVYTWEAGSNETWQRVNSSVDLTNGTATATVDSFSYFSVFNVTNWEDTVNTDRTLDDENENESADEVTPVDLTFIIDESGSMSGSKIQSAKYAAKRFNNVLLSGDTAAVVGFDYSATIYQGLTSDRAKVNESIERLNAHGGTDTGDGIRKAIQVFEDGNDSDSIKEAILLADGKTGRGPDPVEEAQRAAEQNITINTVGIGDDVDTSELRSIADVTGGDYYETDNAADLPQVFGRIGDTVDNESRLNDSDGDGIPDAVEEADGLTMPAGPNAGQPIDLDPHSADTDDDGLSDGEEISINYDIVNTSSGTTVDITATAVRSNPSRADTDGDGLTDLEERREWTISVLDSHDDAKSFAEAADKENENENQYITNKTVSSSPLVSDTDADGLNDTREILLGTDPGDPDIDNDGQDDGEEVAHGYDPTLFDIRPPTVDISAAGYGSRTPDMSTIDPRKEGEPLNFYYVRGIADDQSGVASSTIIIDGEEFSNGGDPRFFDREIDAGVLGGIEEGLTVTKIRVRASDEHGNERLVLASSRSNGIVEAVKQGGGLDGLSHEKVFVLGTTTGISSGTGQLVGTVDSVVNSPVQTYQSVSNLSRYESLVKNADDIPGLLKESYQRQQQTANPYYRNGEIVDEGRYKDFRRGYYAGLIVFEVAASAAGSSAAAKAKNIKQVQKAASAAKATRAYKFYRAARKKAISAPASRVSSKITRSVTRRVDFDSPVVRKTMAGTRTVGRSVRTARYIADTPNRVLRGLNERGQRRLRAYYRGIRGKDGETDLDRLSGDSQTNFKNALEDVDGSGQTAAQLQRQLDSAEFNDVFSDDVPDDTRNSLLRAQRNGDVSADDIGTVSNRYKQLDDTQRQRLDTLIENRGPEHAKFAGDLDPETLQKWLTPECAVGGGSTLAVGAGAASGSSALGVTACTYDAEFADTVVESLDDTDIDRDEFVRRYENDIGDKATFREATKDLDAADRQELLRITTDVDREYASNIGSGVAEMRSSDAGSLEDFFAFDAGKSAQVRATVLQAVGDSDFDAVTPDRAYQFSDDVQALSSNPDVEGTSKVINEDLTSSNGYVNGNDNNVKGAMYEMRVANGKLVDKLDGDATLKLSYEPDIDFDSLSSEQISDISDETGIAESDIEESLGYGSSTDKNPEFDGFAIESENEMIYYEAKSGDVSTNDIQKKLAFLKGYERLNTDVDSSQLRLNSLEPRSSSKVTGTVWDYLNNKNFGNAEQFDWSRGT